The sequence ATTGGGATATGTTGCCGCCTATTACAACAAGTGCTGGTTATTCTAGACGTAGTAATGTGTTGGCTTCTAATTCGCAATCTGTTGCAACTGGACAACAATCACTTGAAACATCAACATCAACGGATAATAATCGCCGTTTATTTGATCTAGGTGTTCTATGGAATGTGCTTGATTTTGGTACTGCCTATTTTACTGCGCGTCAAAAAAGTGATGAAGCTAAAATTGCGCAATTAAGACGTCAAAAAGTACTTCAAAATATGGCTTTTGATATTCGCAATGCTTATTGGCGTGCTGTCACAGCTGAACTACTTTTAAAGGAAGTTGATCAAGTCATTGATCTTGGTTATGGTGCTTTAAAAAATGCAAGGCGTCTTGAAAAAGAACGCATACAACCATTGCCCATCAGTCTTAATTATCAAAAGATTATCCTAGACGCCATCAGCAAATTGTTTAAACAACGTCGTGAATTAGCAATGGCTAAAGCAGAGCTTGCTTCCCTTATGAATCTAGAGCCTGGCACACAATTTGAAGTTGAAACAATTCATAAAAAAAAGCTAAATCTTCCAGAAATAAATATTTCTGTAGATGCGCTAGAAAATATCGCTTTATTGCATCGCCCAGAAGTATGGGAAGAAGATTATAACAAACGTATCTCTAAAAATGAGATTTATAAATTATATACATCCTTTTTCCCCGGTATTAATCTTGAAGCAAGACGCAATTATGATAGTAATTCGTTCTTGTACAATCAGTCTTGGACAGACTTTAGTGCAAAACTTGGTTTAAATCTTTTCAAGATGTTGGCAACGCCGACCAGATTACGTGCTGAACGTCAAAAAGGATCGGTTATAAGCACAAGACGTTTAGCACTTTCAATGGCAATTCTGACGCAAATTCATTTATCGCTTGAACGCTATTCAATCGCTAAAAAAGAATATGTGTTCAGCAAACAAATTGATCGCGTTAATACAAAAATTGCAAGCATTTCAAAGAGCAAAGTTCAAGCTGAGCTTGAAGACAATTTGAAACTCATTGAAGATAAGGCATCCGAAATTGTTGGGCGCGTCAGACGATATGCTTCTTATACAGAGGTTCAAAATGCTTATGGACGATTGATTAATTCTTTGGGTGTTAATCCATTCCCTATGATTATTACAGAAGATTTGGATGAAATGACCAGATTGATTGAGTCTCATTTAAGTAAAACTGAGCTTAGGCTTGATGAACAAAGTCTTTTATCTTTTACCGTTAATCCCAATACAGCTTCTTAAAAAGGTGACAAAATGCGCTTTTATGTTCCACTGATTACTTGTATAGCAATTTTAGGCACATTGCCTGCTTTTGCTGAAGAAACACCCGTCAAAGACGCTAAAGAGCTGCGTGCTCTTGTTATTGCCAAGCGTGAAGCTACCATTTCTGCAGGCATTAATGGTAAAATTGACAAAATGGATGGCGATATTGGTGATCGTCTTAAAAAAGGACAAGTGATTGTCAGTTTTAATAATAGTTCTTATCTTGCTGAATATAATAAATCTAAGGCAGATCTTCAAGAAGCTGAAAAAATACATTCAGCTACTCAACAATTGCGCAAAAGCAATGCAGTGAGCATGATTGAGATTACAAAAGCCGAAGCAGGTCTTGAAAAAGCAAAAGCTGATTTACAGTTAAAACGCTATTATTTGGACGAATCTGTCATTCATGCACCTTATGATTGTCGTGTTACGAAAAGATTAACAAATGCACATGAAGTTGTGCCCGTTGGTACAAAACTCGTTTCAATTGTTGGTGATGAGGCTTTACGCATTCAGGCTTTAGTGCCTTCCTCAATGTATGCCCAATTGAAATTAAAAGATAAAATTTCAATTACACTTGATGAAACAAAGCAATCATATGTGGCGTCTATTTCACATATTGGCGCAAAAGTTGATCCTGCCAGCCAATCAATTGAAATAATAGCTGATTTTGATAAATATGATCCAAATGTTATTGTGGGGATGAGTGGCGCTGCAAAAATTAACTAATGAAGTGTGTTGACAATCGTATAGTCAACTAATGTACGGGACAATTTTTATATTATGTTAAAAATTTGCCTACACAACTCTTTTGCTTTCCTGAACGCCTTGAAGCAAGGCTTCGAAGGCAGATTCAGGATCCAGAAGGAAATACATGCTCGAAAGAGCATGATTCCTAATTTTTTAACATGTCATGATCTTTGATCATGAGTATTATCTGGACCCTGAATCTGAATTCGAGTCCTTTGGACTCTCATTGGTTCAGGGAAACTGTGGGTTGTTTGTAGATTTAGCTGAAACTATATTTTGTCCAGTAGATTGATCGACGGTAGATTCAGGATCCAAAAAGAAACACATGCACGTAAGAGCATGACTCTATTATATTAAAGCATGTCATGTTCTTCGATCATGATTATTCATTGGACCCTGAATTCGTGCTCGAAGCTTTGCTTCTTACCTGTTCAGGGAAACAATAATGGCGGGCAATTTGGTTATTCTTCTTAAGTCCGCCTTTTTTAGGTGGTGGGAAACGCGCAATGACGTATGGTGGTTGTCATTCTTTTTAGTCTGCCCCATCTAGGTAGTAGGAAACGTGCAATGACAAATCTATTAGCCTAATGGATAATACAATAATTTCGAGTTCGTGCTAATTAGGACGTGAGCAAATCGTGAAAGAATAAAAGATGAGTGACGCCGCACAACAAACACATCATATTGATCGGCAACATTTTGCGCTTGCTTTATTTATTCAGCTTGAACAAGAAAGTCGGCATGTTAAATCACTTCAAGAGCTTTATTTTTTAATCGCTAATGAAACGAAAAGACTTATACCTTATTACCAAGCTTTTGTTATTAATCATGATTTTTATACAAAAAAATATGAACTTGTTGCAATTTCAGGTGTTCCTGATTTTGAAAAGCACTCCCCTTATATTCGATGGATCAAAAAAGTTATTGCTGAAATAAGCGCTCAAAAAGATACTCACAAACCAATCATTATTACTCATGAAAATTTATCTGCCTCAATTTTAGAAGAAGGCAAAGAATGGTTTTTGGGCACTTTCACCTGGATTCCTTGTGTCGATAGACATCAAAAAATTCAAGGCGGTCTTTTATTAACACGTCTAGATAATAAATGGGAACAAAATGAGATAAGTCTTTTGGAACGGTTAGGCGATGCATATGCCTTTTCATGGCTTAGTTTACGTGGACATGAAAAAAAAACAAGAAGCATTTTTAGATTTTTACTTAAAAAAACATTCTGGATTATTTTTCTAATTCTTTTTGTGAGTATTTTTTTTATTCCTGTACCTCAATCTGCTTTAGCGCCTGCTGAAATTACACCCAAAGATCCTTTTATTGTG is a genomic window of Alphaproteobacteria bacterium containing:
- a CDS encoding TolC family protein; the encoded protein is MFSKKTQFVSISFLSIFLASCSFHTKPFTEEDRQKKVLSDREKIREHTPRPTKPITFYEALARGIKYNLDHRVKTLEEAYALNLSNIADWDMLPPITTSAGYSRRSNVLASNSQSVATGQQSLETSTSTDNNRRLFDLGVLWNVLDFGTAYFTARQKSDEAKIAQLRRQKVLQNMAFDIRNAYWRAVTAELLLKEVDQVIDLGYGALKNARRLEKERIQPLPISLNYQKIILDAISKLFKQRRELAMAKAELASLMNLEPGTQFEVETIHKKKLNLPEINISVDALENIALLHRPEVWEEDYNKRISKNEIYKLYTSFFPGINLEARRNYDSNSFLYNQSWTDFSAKLGLNLFKMLATPTRLRAERQKGSVISTRRLALSMAILTQIHLSLERYSIAKKEYVFSKQIDRVNTKIASISKSKVQAELEDNLKLIEDKASEIVGRVRRYASYTEVQNAYGRLINSLGVNPFPMIITEDLDEMTRLIESHLSKTELRLDEQSLLSFTVNPNTAS
- a CDS encoding efflux RND transporter periplasmic adaptor subunit, with amino-acid sequence MRFYVPLITCIAILGTLPAFAEETPVKDAKELRALVIAKREATISAGINGKIDKMDGDIGDRLKKGQVIVSFNNSSYLAEYNKSKADLQEAEKIHSATQQLRKSNAVSMIEITKAEAGLEKAKADLQLKRYYLDESVIHAPYDCRVTKRLTNAHEVVPVGTKLVSIVGDEALRIQALVPSSMYAQLKLKDKISITLDETKQSYVASISHIGAKVDPASQSIEIIADFDKYDPNVIVGMSGAAKIN